ATGTGGGTCTTTGTTTCTTTGCTTGGCGTTTGGTATATGTTGGCCAAGGCTTTGACCTCGATGCTTGTTTTGGTTTGGAATTTTGGTTTGAATAAATTCTGGACCTTTCGTAAACCCTCTGCCCCCTCAGTACAAAACCAGGAGACTATGACATCTACGATTGCAACGGTTGGTTAAATTTAAATTTATGGTTTCTATTCATCCCCCTCACAAAACATTGAGCTATGCCCGACATATTGGGCGTGAGTTGGCTTTTTTAACAGTTTCTTCTCTGATGCAACAATCCCAAGAAGAACATGCAGATCAGATTTTACTGGAAGAACTTTTAGAGCGTTCAGTCAGGGTTTTGCTTTCAGAAGCAGAAGACGCGCTCTTGACCTCTGGAAAAGCGCTTCAGGAAGTACACGAAAAACTGTCTTCCTTTGAACTGGAGGAGAAAATAGTTCTTTCAGCGAAGGACCCTCAACGTCAGATTCGTCAGAAGATTGAAGAAATGAAAGCTTTTCAGGCCGCCCTCCTGCTGCAGACAGAGCAGATGGAGAGGGCCAGCCATCTTATGGAAGAGTCGATGCAGATCCCGCTTTTGCGTATTTTGGCGGATACCCCGCAAATTCGCGAATTTGCGCTTGAGTTGGCTGCACAGTATCGCAAACACCGGGTGCAGATTGATACCGAGGTGGATGCGATCTCTCCTGAATGGCCTTTGGAGCGCATGAACAGCATTGACCGGGATTTGATTCGGGTGGCTGCGGCAGAAATGTTTTATGATCCTTTCGTGCATCAGATCGGTGGTGATTCTACACCTTTGCCGGTGGTGATTAATGAAGCCGTTGAGCTTTCGAAAAAATATGGAACAGGCGATTCTCATCGTTTTGTAAACGGTGTTTTGCGCAACCTGATTTCAAAGGCCGAAGAATTACGCCGGAGTTATCGCGCATGAGTGAAGACGTCCGCCCCCGTAAAAAAAGTCTTTGGAAAATCTTGAACACGCCCGTTCAAGATCTGTTTAAAGAGGATGGGTGGGTCGACCCTGCCGCTGCAGAATCCGCAGAAACCACAGAGAGCGTAAGCCAAGAGCCTCAAAGTGAGGCTCCCGCTGCGCGGGTTGAAACTGCGCCTGTTTTAAAAACTGAAGCAGCCCCGCTTGATTTGCAGGCAACAGAGCTTTCTGAATCTCAATCTGAAAGGCCTGAACAAGCGCCTGTTCCTGCCGAAAATCTTGCGCCTGAAGCGTCTGTAACGCATGCCGCTCCGGATGCTCTCAGCGAGACGTCCGAAGCTCTTGCTGAGGATCTCAGTGCCCCTGCGTCAGAACCCGATGTTTCAGAAGAATCAGAAGCAACAGTGGTAGCTGCCGAAGAGGTTTCTGAGTCTGAACCTCAAGAGGGAGACTGGCTCAAAAGTTTTAAAGGCATGTTGTGGTTAGGCATTGGCAAAGAAAAGCCGCGTGTTCCGCAACAGGAAAAGCAATCCTGGCTGGCCCGATTTCGTGAACGCTTAAGCAAAAGTCGGAATCATCTGGCAGATAATCTGCACCGTCTTGCCAAAGGGCGTACCAAAGTAGATGAAGATATGCTTGAAGAGCTTGAAGAAATTCTGCTGCAAAGTGATATGGGCATTGCTACAACGGATCGCATTCTGGACTTTCTGCGTGCTGAAGCCAAGAAACGTCGCTTTTTGCCCAGTGAAGTGGTTCCTGCCCTGATGAAATATCTTGAAGAAGAAATGCAGAGCGAACCTTTCCGGGTAGAAGAAGGCAAATTGAATATT
This genomic stretch from bacterium (Candidatus Blackallbacteria) CG13_big_fil_rev_8_21_14_2_50_49_14 harbors:
- the nusB gene encoding transcription antitermination factor NusB, with translation MVKFKFMVSIHPPHKTLSYARHIGRELAFLTVSSLMQQSQEEHADQILLEELLERSVRVLLSEAEDALLTSGKALQEVHEKLSSFELEEKIVLSAKDPQRQIRQKIEEMKAFQAALLLQTEQMERASHLMEESMQIPLLRILADTPQIREFALELAAQYRKHRVQIDTEVDAISPEWPLERMNSIDRDLIRVAAAEMFYDPFVHQIGGDSTPLPVVINEAVELSKKYGTGDSHRFVNGVLRNLISKAEELRRSYRA